GCCCGACCATCTGATCGCCACGCTCGAGGACAACCAGCTCATCGTCCTGTTCGAATCGAAGCCGAAAGCGCCGTTCCCGCTCTCCGGCAAGATCGATTTCGGCGTCTACGACCCGACCTTCTACACGGCAATCGACTTCACGGAAGACGACAACATGAAGGTCGACGCGCTGCCCACCTCCTGCAAGCGCCAGGTGATCCGTCCCGACCCCGACGAGGCGATCTCGCAGAACCAGGCGACGCTGACCGACGAGTTCTTCAACGATCCGGCGGGCACTGACATGAGCAAGATCTTCGCGACCAAGCTGGAGATCACCTGCCAGGCACAGGGTTGAACGACATGCAGCAGAAGACGGTGCGGATCGCATTTGCAACACTGGCGGCGGCTTACGTACTGACGCATTTCGCCGCCCACGCCCACGCTGCGAGTTCGCTCGGCATCGGCACCAACGAGGCCGTGCTGCCCTCCACCGGCTTCTTCTCTGGCGTGCTCAACTGGATCAACGCCCAGCAGCAGGGCTTCTACCGCCAGCTCACCACGGCGATGAAGTCGATGCGCGACGGCGGTGGCGGGGCCTGGCTGCTGGTCGGCCTGTCCTTTGCCTACGGCATCTTCCACGCCGCCGGCCCCGGACACGGCAAGGCGGTTATCTCCTCCTATATGCTGGCCAACGAGGTGGCGCTGCGGCGCGGCATCCTGCTCTCCTTCATTTCCGCCTTCCTGCAGGCCGCGACCGCGATCGTGGTGATGACGCTGGTCTATTTCCTGTTGCGCGGCACCAGCGTCTCGATGACCGACGCGACCTGGTTCCTCGAAGTGTCGAGCTATGTGCTGGTCACCGCCTTCGGCGCCTGGCTGCTGTGGAAGAAGGCCGGGGCGCGGCTGGTCTCGCGCCTGTCCGGCCGCCCGGCCCACAGCCTTTCCGCCGCCGTCGCCCATGCGCATGCCGGCCATCACCATGGCCATGACCATAGCCATTCGCACGCGACCGCACATGCCCACTCGCATGGTCACGACCATCATGGGCATGGCCATGACGGGCACGACCATCACGCGCACTCCCATGCACACCACCATCATGATCACGCGCATCATGCTCACGGCCCGGGCGAGGTCTGCGAGAGCTGCGGACACAGCCATGCGCCCGACCCGGCTCTGCTGTCGTCGGAGCGGTTCGACTGGCGCGCCGCCTGGGCCGCCGTTGCATCCGTCGGCATCCGTCCCTGCTCCGGCGCGCTGATCGTGCTGACCTTCGCTTTCCTGAACGGCCTCTGGGTCGCCGGCATCGCCTCGGTGTTGGCCATGGCCGTTGGCACCGCCATCACCGTTTCGGCGCTCGCGACGCTCGCGGTGACGGCGAAGAACGTGGCGGTGACGATTGCCGGCGACGGCCGTATCGGCAACCGTATTCACGTCGCAGTCGAAATCGCAGGCGCCGCCTTGGTCTTTCTGATCGGCCTGACGCTGCTGATGGCGACGGTTTGAGTTATCTCTCGCGAGGGCCAAACGATCGGCTAGGGGCAGTCGCTCGGCTCGATCGTGAATGAGATGACTTCGCCGCGAAGCCGGTAGTTGTAGTCCGCGCCGTTGACCCTGCCGGCGGCGAATTCCGGTTTCCAATGCGCGCATAGATCGGACAGAAGGCCGGTCTTCATCGTTTCAGCGGTGACATTCGGAAGGCTGTCGTCCAATTCGTAATGATAGACATAGCGCCGGCCGTCGTAGTCGATCCGCACGATGGTCGTCACCTCGTCGCCCTTTTTCGGCAGGTCAGCGTTAAGGCTGGCTGTGATGATACGCGGAATGACGACCGACTTGGTGACCTGAGTGCTTGCGACAGCTCCGACGACCGCAAGGACGGACGCCAGGTGGGGAATCCGCAAAACCCTCTGCAGTGCTCCCCCGATCAGGCCGCCGAGCCCTCCCAGGATCGCCCCCACGAGACCATGGATCACCCAACTGGGAAGATCGATCAGGCCAGCGAGGAGCCAATCCATCAGGCGAGTTCCTCCTCGACATAGACCTTCACGATCTCGTCGAAGCTGGTCTCCGCCTCGAAGCCGAGTTCGCGCGCCCGCCGCGCCTCGAAGCGGGTCGGCCAGTTTCTGACGATCGACCACACGGCCTCGTCGGGCGCCTCGCGGATGAGGCTGACCACGTTCGAGCCCGCGACCCGCTCCAGCGCCTCGATCTGCTCGCCGACCGTCACGCCCACGCCCGGCATGTTGAGGTTGCGCCTCGGCCCGACGAGATCGCCGTCGATGCCGGCCGCGCGGATCAGGAAGCCTACCGCCGAGCGGGGGCTCGCATGCGTGTGCACCACGGAGCGCGGCACCGGCAGGATCGCCTCCTGCCCGTTGAGCGGCTCGCGGATGATGCCGGAGAAGAAGCCCGAGGCCGCCTTGTTGGGCTTGCCCGGCCGCACGCAGATGGTGGGTAGCCTGATGCCGATGCCGTCCATGAAGCCGCGGCGCGTGTAGTCGGACAGGAGCGCCTCGCCGATCAG
The Mesorhizobium australicum genome window above contains:
- a CDS encoding nickel/cobalt transporter; this translates as MQQKTVRIAFATLAAAYVLTHFAAHAHAASSLGIGTNEAVLPSTGFFSGVLNWINAQQQGFYRQLTTAMKSMRDGGGGAWLLVGLSFAYGIFHAAGPGHGKAVISSYMLANEVALRRGILLSFISAFLQAATAIVVMTLVYFLLRGTSVSMTDATWFLEVSSYVLVTAFGAWLLWKKAGARLVSRLSGRPAHSLSAAVAHAHAGHHHGHDHSHSHATAHAHSHGHDHHGHGHDGHDHHAHSHAHHHHDHAHHAHGPGEVCESCGHSHAPDPALLSSERFDWRAAWAAVASVGIRPCSGALIVLTFAFLNGLWVAGIASVLAMAVGTAITVSALATLAVTAKNVAVTIAGDGRIGNRIHVAVEIAGAALVFLIGLTLLMATV
- the denD gene encoding D-erythronate dehydrogenase produces the protein MRILVTGAAGMIGRKLVARLARDGEVAGKPIAALDLHDIVAADLVSIADAETSVFVGDIASPDTVDMLVSRRPDVIFHLAGVVSGEAEANFDLGYRVNLDGTRMLFDAIRLADYRPRVVFTSSIAVFGAPFPDVIPDDFHPTPMTSYGTQKLIGEALLSDYTRRGFMDGIGIRLPTICVRPGKPNKAASGFFSGIIREPLNGQEAILPVPRSVVHTHASPRSAVGFLIRAAGIDGDLVGPRRNLNMPGVGVTVGEQIEALERVAGSNVVSLIREAPDEAVWSIVRNWPTRFEARRARELGFEAETSFDEIVKVYVEEELA